A region of the Pseudostreptobacillus hongkongensis genome:
TCTATAAAATTATTTTTTTTATATAACTTTATAGCATTTATATTATTTTCAGAAACTTCCAAAAAAATATCCATATCACTAGGTAATTTATCAATTAATTTATTAGCATAACCTTTATTTCTATAGTTTTCATCAACAACTATCTCAAAAAGTTCATAGCAATCAATTGCATTGTATATAATAGAATATGCAACAATTTTATTTTCTTCCCATATTACATCTATATTATACCTCGAATTTTCAAAAATGTGATAAAAATCTAAATATTTTTTTTTATCTAGAAAATATAAATTGTGCATACTCAATATTTGTTTTACTATTTCTTCATTAATTTGTTTCATCTTTAATTTTTCCAAATCTATTAAAAGGATACCATCTAACTAATAACTTACCTGCAATTCTAGACTCTTTTACATATCCAAAGAATCTAGAATCATTACTATTATCCGTATTATCTCCCATAGCCATATAGTAATTATCAGATAAAGTAATTTCTTCACCATTTAATAATCTTGTCATTAATTTACTATCATATTTGAAATCTAAAATAGGTAATACTAGTTTATTTTCCTGACCCTCTACAGCCATTACATAACTATATCTATATTTTATTAAATTAGCATCTTTTGCTAAAGATGGTATTTGATCAGGTGTTTTTGAATTAAATATACCGAAAATATATTTATAAACACTAGTATCTATATTTTTTGATAAAAAGTCTTGAGTTGTTAATAAACTAGGTTTACCACTTTCCATATCAAGCGCAACAATACTTGATATTTTAACTTTATCTCCTTTTTTAGGTATATATACTTCAGGATTTCCAAACATTTGAACTAAACCTAAAACTGAATATCTTCTTCCTAAATTAGAATCTACTCCATCTAAAAATATATGTTCTGTATTTTCATCTATTTTAAATGTCTGACCTGATGATCCTGTTATCCTTTTAGTATAAAGTGTTGAATTATCCAAAGGTTCTCTAAATGATATTATATCTCCTACTTTAGGCGAACTAAATTTATATATCATATTATTTGAAAATATTCTATCTCCTACTAGTATAGTTTTTTCCATAGATCCTGTAGGTATAACATAATTACCAAAGTAATAAGTTTGGATTATTAAAACTAATATTACTAAATAAATTGAATTAAATATTTTTCTAAATTTAATATTAATTTCTCTTCTATCATGTATCATTAATAATAAAGAAAATATTATTGATAATAAACATATTCTAAAAAAATATGTGTCATCTACGCCAAACATAGATTTAGCAAAAACTAAAGCTATTAAATTAACAATTATATTTAAATGATAGATATTTTTATCAAAAAATATCATACCATAAACAATAAAGTTCATGATAAGTATTGGTAACATTATATAATTTTTTAAAGGAAGGATATTATCAACTGTAAAATCAACTTTAGTTGCAAGTACTCCTAAAATTAAGATAGTCATTAAACTAATTGCATATATTACTTTATTACTCTTTATATCTCCCTTTGACAAATTAGTTTTTTCAGTAAATTTATCTGCCAATAAATCAATTTTTGAAACTACGTATTTTTCTTTAATAAAATATGAAAACAACATAATTCCAGTAATTATATATATTAATATATTTATTATAAAACTCATATATCCTCCCATTTTTTATAATTTATAAAAAAGAGGTGTTAAAATTCAACACCTTTTACAGTGAAACCTTAGTATAAAAGGTGATTCACTATTTCTTAGTTAGAAAATAATATTTTTGAAAGTCTAGCACTTAAATTATCTTTATTTTCAAGTAAAATCTTTTTAACTTGATCTTCATTTTTACCTTTTAATGTTTTCATAGCTTTTGTGCTTACTCTAACTTTAACTTCTTGACCGTCAATTATTAATTTCATAGTTTGTAAATTTGGTCTCCAGATTCTCTTAGTTGCTCTATTTGAGTGACTCACTAAGTTACCGTGACCTACTTTTTTTCCAAATACTTCACATACTTGCATGTCTACACCTCCTAGTTCACTTTTCTAGATTTAAATTATATCACAGTTTCTATAATTATTCAAGTATTAAACTTGACAAATTTTGGAAAATTTTTTTCTCATATTCTTCTTCCATTTCAAAATCAAAATTTTGAAGATTTTCTTTATCAATTATTAGATAAGCCGCAAACTTATTCGCTTCTTTTTCCATTCTACTTGCATATCCTAGAAAATTGTCTCTAATATCTATTAATTCGTCATAATGATCTTTATGTAAAAAATAATGTCCTAACTCATGAGCTAAAACCATTTTAGTCATAAATTCACTTAAATTTTCATTTAATGCTATAAAAGATTTCCCATCTATTTCTCTAAAAAATCCTCTAATTTCTCCCATTTCTTTATACATAATATTAATTCCATATTTTTTAGCAATAATATGAGGATCACGAGTTCTATAAGTATCCACAATATCATCAACTATTTCTTTTATTTCTTTCATAATTATTTACCAAATTTAGCTTCATAAAACATTTCGCTTAAAACTTCTAATAATTTCTTTTTATCCTCTTCAGAAACATTTTCATTATTAAAGAATAAAGCACTCTTTTTAACAACATCATCATATTCAGCTTTTTCTTCTATATTAGCCCCTGCTAAATTTAATATATTTATCTTATCTAATCCATAAACTTCAGATAAAGTAGCTAAAACTTTTATAGGTGCTTTAGTATTTTCATCATCTTCTATTCTTTTAATATTAGTGTGTGCATAGCTAACACCTCTTTCATTCAACTTAGCTTCAACTTCTCTAAGTGAGTATCCTTTTCTTTCCCTTGCAATTTTAAGGGTTTGACCTAATTCCATATTTCCTCCAAATTCAGTATTATTTATATAACATATTATAACATTTAAGTGACTAAAATACAAGTTTTTTTTATTTTTTTAAAAAATAGTTGCATTTTCATAACAAATATGTTATATTATTACTACAGAAGATGACAAGGGGTGATTTTATGACTAAAGAACTTAAAAAAGAAAGAAAACTAAATCTAAATATATTAATAAATATTTCAAAAATAATACTATCAATTATTACAGTATTAACAGCATCAACACTTGCTTCTAAAGGGATTTCATTTATGAATTTTGTATTTTTATTTTCTATACTTATTATAGAAATTTACTCTTTATTAGTTATGTATGAATTTTAGTTTTTCCTAATAATTAATTATTTATATTTTATCAAAAAAATACAAGTATAGGTTTTATTATGCTTGTATTTTTTAGTAAAATAAAAAACCTAGAACTTCTAGGCTTTTTATATAATTTATTTTCTGATTTCTTTAATACGTGCAGCTTTACCAGAAAGACCTCTTAAGTAATAAAGTTTAGATCTTCTTACTTTACCAATCTTCTTAACTTCAATTTTGTCAATTAATGGTGAGTTGATTGGAATAATTCTTTCTACTCCAACACCTGAAGATACTTTTCTTACAGTGAAGCTTTTTTGAATGCTTCCTCCTGATACTCTTATTACAAGTCCTTCAAAAACCTGTATTCTAGTTTTGTTACCTTCTTTTACTGTATAGTGAACAGCAACTGTATCCCCTGCTTTAAAGCTAGGTAATTCACTCTTAAGGTATTCTTTTTCTACTAATTCGATTAATTTCTCTTTCAAGAAATCCACATCCTTTCTCTAAAACATTCATATCATCTCAGCATAGCTTCATTGATGAAAGCGGAATATTCGTTTATTACCTTAATATATTACAGTTTTTTATGTTATTTGTCAAGGGATTTTATATAAAATTATTCTAATTCTTTTATCAATTGATATCCAAAATTAATATTATATTTTTTATATTTCTTATCAAATATTTCTAAACCTCCATTTAAGAATAATCTATGAGATTTATTAATATATATGTCACCACCTAAATTTAAAATAAAAGCAACATCATACAATCTATTTACTCTAGTAAATCTATCCCTATCTTTAAATTTAAATGTAAACTTATTTTCTAAATTCATTTTTTTATCTACACCTACTTCTAAATACGCATTATATATATTATTATTTTCTTTTTCAATCCCTAATTTTATATTCCCACCCAAATCATACTTAAAATTATTTTTAATGTCCACATCTGTATTATTAAATTTTAAAGTTGTTCCTACATCATACAAATATATCATTTTTATACTTGGTTCAACATAAAATATATCGCCTAATTCTTGTTTATATCCTAATTTAACACCCCCTACTATAAAATGATTTTTATAATTTTCTCTTGTTCCAAAACTATATTCATTTGAAGTATTTATATAAATATTCTTTTCAGAAAATTTTCCATTTAAGGATAAACCAGTATTTAAATTATTTAAATTATAATCTAACTTATCATATTCATACTCACCATACAAACCTAATCCTATTTTATTATTATCACTATAAATTATTTTTTCACCTAAAACAAAAATATTATTTAATATTTTTTTATTTGAATCTACAGATAAATCATTTAGTACTTTAAAACCCGCAAACTTTTTATCTTCAGTTAAATCTTCTAAAAAAATTTCACTAGATCCAACTTTTTTTCCTAATAAATATTCATTATTAATTTTATTATTCATTTTATCTACTCTATTTTCAATATTTTCAAGATAAATTTCTAAATTTTTCCTTGCTTGTTTATCTAATTTTATAAATTCTAGATTTATTCTATCTACTTCTACTTCTTTACTATTCATAGAAAATAATAAACTCGAACAAATAAAGCTAAAAATAAATAAACAAAAATTATATAACCTCATTTAATCTCCCCTTCTTCTATCAAAGGATAATTATTTGGCCAATATATCCCATTAATTTTCATAAATCCACCCCTAATTGGAATCTTACTTTTTATATTGTACTTACTATACTTAATTTTTCCCCCTTGATTTCCTCCCAAACATATATACTGTTTTTTATTACTGGTAATATCAGTTATAAAGGTTACATGACCATGACCAGTTTTTTCTCCTTTATTGTTATAGCTACTTAAAACTAATATAGAGCCATA
Encoded here:
- a CDS encoding helix-turn-helix domain-containing protein; the protein is MELGQTLKIARERKGYSLREVEAKLNERGVSYAHTNIKRIEDDENTKAPIKVLATLSEVYGLDKINILNLAGANIEEKAEYDDVVKKSALFFNNENVSEEDKKKLLEVLSEMFYEAKFGK
- a CDS encoding ImmA/IrrE family metallo-endopeptidase; the encoded protein is MKEIKEIVDDIVDTYRTRDPHIIAKKYGINIMYKEMGEIRGFFREIDGKSFIALNENLSEFMTKMVLAHELGHYFLHKDHYDELIDIRDNFLGYASRMEKEANKFAAYLIIDKENLQNFDFEMEEEYEKKIFQNLSSLILE
- a CDS encoding GNAT family N-acetyltransferase yields the protein MKQINEEIVKQILSMHNLYFLDKKKYLDFYHIFENSRYNIDVIWEENKIVAYSIIYNAIDCYELFEIVVDENYRNKGYANKLIDKLPSDMDIFLEVSENNINAIKLYKKNNFIELARRKKYYLDNSDAIVMRRFGSD
- the rplS gene encoding 50S ribosomal protein L19, whose translation is MKEKLIELVEKEYLKSELPSFKAGDTVAVHYTVKEGNKTRIQVFEGLVIRVSGGSIQKSFTVRKVSSGVGVERIIPINSPLIDKIEVKKIGKVRRSKLYYLRGLSGKAARIKEIRK
- the rpmB gene encoding 50S ribosomal protein L28; this translates as MQVCEVFGKKVGHGNLVSHSNRATKRIWRPNLQTMKLIIDGQEVKVRVSTKAMKTLKGKNEDQVKKILLENKDNLSARLSKILFSN
- the lepB gene encoding signal peptidase I — protein: MSFIINILIYIITGIMLFSYFIKEKYVVSKIDLLADKFTEKTNLSKGDIKSNKVIYAISLMTILILGVLATKVDFTVDNILPLKNYIMLPILIMNFIVYGMIFFDKNIYHLNIIVNLIALVFAKSMFGVDDTYFFRICLLSIIFSLLLMIHDRREINIKFRKIFNSIYLVILVLIIQTYYFGNYVIPTGSMEKTILVGDRIFSNNMIYKFSSPKVGDIISFREPLDNSTLYTKRITGSSGQTFKIDENTEHIFLDGVDSNLGRRYSVLGLVQMFGNPEVYIPKKGDKVKISSIVALDMESGKPSLLTTQDFLSKNIDTSVYKYIFGIFNSKTPDQIPSLAKDANLIKYRYSYVMAVEGQENKLVLPILDFKYDSKLMTRLLNGEEITLSDNYYMAMGDNTDNSNDSRFFGYVKESRIAGKLLVRWYPFNRFGKIKDETN
- a CDS encoding autotransporter outer membrane beta-barrel domain-containing protein, which produces MNSKEVEVDRINLEFIKLDKQARKNLEIYLENIENRVDKMNNKINNEYLLGKKVGSSEIFLEDLTEDKKFAGFKVLNDLSVDSNKKILNNIFVLGEKIIYSDNNKIGLGLYGEYEYDKLDYNLNNLNTGLSLNGKFSEKNIYINTSNEYSFGTRENYKNHFIVGGVKLGYKQELGDIFYVEPSIKMIYLYDVGTTLKFNNTDVDIKNNFKYDLGGNIKLGIEKENNNIYNAYLEVGVDKKMNLENKFTFKFKDRDRFTRVNRLYDVAFILNLGGDIYINKSHRLFLNGGLEIFDKKYKKYNINFGYQLIKELE